DNA from Actinoplanes sp. SE50/110:
CGCGATCAGCGGCGAGGCGTGCGTGCGGCGCGACCGGTCAGCGACCGGCCGCCATCGTGAAACCACTGTGGCAGACCTCCAACTCCTCGACGGCCAGGTCCCGGGAGGTCGCGGCCAGCCTCGGCCCGGTCCACCGCACCGGATACGCGTCGGTGAACCGCCATGTCTGTACGGCACGGCCACGGCCGTCACGAATGGCGACCTCGCCGTTGCGGACGTCAAGCTGGTTGCCTTTGCGGGTGAAACCCTCACCCGAGCAGGAGGTGAACCAGCCGAAGAGGTTGCCGGCGTTGGTGAGGCCACGCTTGAGCACCAGGTTCGGCCATTTCATCCGGCCGGGCAGCTTGTGCGTGTGCTGGTTCTGCCCACCCTCGGTGATCTCCTCCACCTCGAT
Protein-coding regions in this window:
- a CDS encoding phage tail protein produces the protein MLPGDHRVPDPPWTGRFVLSVDGLEIGTFVEVGGLSVTIEVEEITEGGQNQHTHKLPGRMKWPNLVLKRGLTNAGNLFGWFTSCSGEGFTRKGNQLDVRNGEVAIRDGRGRAVQTWRFTDAYPVRWTGPRLAATSRDLAVEELEVCHSGFTMAAGR